The following are from one region of the Candidatus Paceibacterota bacterium genome:
- a CDS encoding DUF6112 family protein, with protein sequence MKKIALSVFALSLLIAPFALFAAGTYQPLPTSGSVAGILESLMTLANWLFSFLLVAGVIGIVVSGYLFVSSAGDATKAASARQMVIYSLVGVLVGGLGVILVNWVVNEIL encoded by the coding sequence ATGAAAAAAATAGCTTTATCGGTTTTTGCTCTTTCTCTTCTGATTGCTCCTTTCGCTCTTTTTGCGGCAGGAACATATCAACCCTTACCAACTTCAGGCAGCGTAGCCGGAATACTTGAAAGTTTAATGACTCTCGCCAACTGGCTCTTTAGCTTTTTGCTTGTTGCCGGTGTTATTGGGATTGTTGTAAGCGGATATTTGTTTGTTTCCTCTGCCGGAGACGCAACTAAGGCCGCATCTGCAAGACAAATGGTTATATATTCGCTTGTTGGGGTGCTTGTAGGAGGACTTGGCGTTATTCTTGTAAACTGGGTAGTAAACGAAATACTTTAA
- a CDS encoding PrsW family glutamic-type intramembrane protease has product MNYLIYLFFAVLPSIIWLFIFLRKDKNPESKRAVLFVFILGGGAALLAGYLQSKLTELFGFSVRKEMLLFYFFFYHFIIISFIEEILKFFVVRTTVINNAEFDEPIDAMIYMITAALGFAAVENFVYFIRYEGLFGQTVYHYAFYFGFLRFLGATILHALSSAVLGFFMALSFLKIKRRMLFTFTGIFLATVLHTVYNLFIISKLERSFLFSSAFLVLFAVFIIYYAFSKLKKIKSICEL; this is encoded by the coding sequence ATGAATTATCTGATCTATTTATTTTTTGCCGTTCTTCCCAGTATTATTTGGCTTTTTATCTTTTTGAGAAAAGATAAAAATCCGGAATCAAAAAGGGCTGTTCTCTTTGTTTTCATATTAGGAGGAGGAGCGGCTCTTTTGGCCGGATATCTTCAGTCGAAATTAACTGAATTATTCGGATTTTCTGTAAGAAAAGAAATGTTACTTTTCTATTTCTTTTTTTACCATTTCATTATAATTTCTTTTATTGAAGAAATTTTGAAATTTTTTGTAGTAAGAACAACTGTTATAAATAATGCTGAATTTGACGAGCCGATTGACGCTATGATTTATATGATTACTGCGGCTCTTGGCTTTGCCGCAGTTGAGAACTTTGTTTATTTTATAAGATACGAAGGATTATTCGGTCAGACAGTATATCACTATGCTTTTTATTTCGGCTTTTTAAGATTTCTTGGAGCCACTATTCTTCATGCTCTTTCTTCTGCCGTGCTTGGTTTTTTTATGGCCCTTTCTTTTTTAAAGATAAAAAGAAGGATGCTTTTTACTTTTACTGGAATTTTTCTTGCTACCGTATTGCATACCGTCTATAATTTGTTTATAATAAGTAAACTAGAGAGAAGCTTTTTGTTCTCTTCCGCCTTTCTTGTTTTGTTTGCTGTCTTTATCATATATTACGCTTTTTCAAAATTAAAAAAAATTAAAAGCATATGCGAGTTATGA
- a CDS encoding ATP-dependent DNA helicase encodes MSFKELYNKLNLEQKKAVDLIEGPVMVIAGPGTGKTRILTLRIANILKKTDIEPENILALTFTDSGAFLMRSNLVKIIGSSGYLVNISTFHRFCNNIINTRPEDFPEIAGSTTLTDTDQVKIIKSIIEKSSLKILKPYGDPFFYLKAVISSIDKLKREGIGPEDLSKITKREKGEFEKNPTVFHQKGKHEGKMKGEFQKIWKRIEKNKELSVVYKEYQKELRALKVYDYSDMIMEVLKALSKNKDLLLSLQEQYQYILIDEHQDTNNGQNKILELIASFHNFPNIFIVGDEKQAIYRFQGASLLNFNHFKSLYPEMKVIKLKKNYRSTKDIVDAANDIISSKLETVSKQKSKKIKILSFYKNESENLFIAEDIGEKIKKGINPSEIAVIYRDNKDGLPIARFLQKKGIPFSVESEELLTNDIDIKKLVILLSAINEFGNEEKMIEAMHLDFLKIDFLDIFTLIKESQLKRKPLYGIIRSKDIDSSTLYSKRTIVNFLKMLSSFAVSSKNDRFTFFLEKVINDSGFLSYLLDKPDSIDKINKLKVFFKEAEKYERKGLKEFMEYLELAEKYRLPIKKTSANYSSKKVRLLTAHRAKGLEFDCVYISKATYGHWGDRKNRNILPLSPLVFSLSKNKIEEGDENNDERKLFYVALTRAKKEVLISYSDKNEEEREQLPSRFIQEIKNGSFLKIEGKTEEKLIFTPSLPKTEEIKDKNLIKNTFLSKGLSATGLNNYLQCPLKYFYSNLLKIPKSPEKHQIYGIAVHDALKDFFESLRYKKTDKNFLLLKFSHYLKRKNLENSDFEELKRKGEKALGGYYEFYKGKWATNILSEFKIKGVLFSPDILLSGKIDKIEFLDSKGNVNVVDYKTGKPRSKNYIEGKTENSDGNIKRQLIFYNLLLDKYKKGKYKMASGEIDFIEPNERNFYKKEKIEIRKEEKKEMEEMIKKTAKEILSLSFLNKGCKKEDCYWCKLNEMRGK; translated from the coding sequence ATGTCCTTCAAAGAATTATACAACAAGCTTAATTTAGAACAAAAAAAAGCAGTTGACCTTATAGAAGGCCCTGTAATGGTTATTGCCGGACCGGGAACGGGAAAAACCAGAATTCTTACATTAAGAATTGCAAATATTCTCAAAAAAACCGATATTGAACCGGAAAATATACTGGCCCTTACTTTTACCGATTCGGGGGCTTTTTTAATGCGTTCTAATTTAGTCAAGATTATCGGAAGCTCCGGCTATCTTGTTAATATTTCAACCTTTCATAGATTCTGCAATAACATCATAAACACAAGACCGGAAGATTTCCCGGAAATAGCCGGATCAACAACTCTTACAGACACAGACCAGGTTAAAATCATTAAGTCAATAATTGAGAAAAGCTCTTTAAAAATATTAAAACCCTACGGAGATCCTTTCTTTTATCTTAAAGCTGTTATCTCTTCCATAGATAAATTAAAAAGAGAAGGAATAGGACCAGAAGATTTATCTAAAATAACCAAAAGAGAAAAAGGAGAATTTGAAAAAAATCCCACAGTATTCCATCAAAAAGGAAAACATGAAGGAAAAATGAAAGGAGAATTTCAAAAAATATGGAAACGCATTGAAAAAAACAAAGAACTTTCCGTTGTATACAAAGAATACCAAAAAGAACTCAGAGCACTAAAAGTATACGATTACAGCGATATGATAATGGAAGTTTTAAAGGCGCTCTCTAAAAATAAAGACCTTCTTCTTTCTTTGCAAGAACAGTATCAATACATCTTAATTGATGAGCACCAAGATACAAACAACGGACAAAATAAGATACTCGAGCTTATCGCCTCTTTTCATAATTTTCCCAACATCTTTATTGTCGGAGATGAAAAGCAGGCAATATACAGATTTCAAGGGGCGTCTCTTCTTAATTTTAATCATTTCAAATCTCTTTATCCGGAAATGAAAGTGATAAAGCTTAAAAAAAACTATCGCTCGACAAAAGATATTGTTGACGCGGCAAATGATATTATTTCTTCAAAACTAGAAACAGTATCAAAACAGAAAAGTAAAAAAATCAAAATATTATCTTTTTACAAAAATGAAAGCGAAAACCTTTTTATAGCCGAAGACATTGGAGAAAAAATAAAGAAAGGAATAAACCCTTCAGAAATTGCCGTTATCTATAGAGATAACAAAGACGGTTTGCCAATTGCCCGTTTTCTCCAAAAAAAAGGAATTCCCTTTTCCGTTGAATCGGAAGAACTTTTGACAAACGATATTGATATTAAAAAGCTTGTAATCCTCCTTTCTGCCATAAACGAATTTGGAAATGAAGAAAAAATGATAGAAGCTATGCATCTGGACTTTTTGAAAATAGATTTTCTTGATATTTTCACCCTTATTAAAGAATCACAATTGAAAAGAAAACCTCTATACGGGATTATAAGGTCAAAAGACATCGACTCTTCAACTCTTTACTCAAAAAGAACAATAGTCAATTTCTTAAAAATGCTTTCTTCTTTTGCTGTTTCCTCAAAAAACGACCGGTTTACCTTTTTTCTAGAAAAAGTGATTAATGATTCTGGCTTTCTTTCATATCTTTTGGATAAACCTGATTCTATTGATAAAATTAACAAATTGAAAGTTTTTTTCAAAGAAGCGGAAAAATACGAAAGAAAAGGGCTTAAGGAATTCATGGAATACCTTGAGCTGGCGGAAAAATACAGATTACCAATAAAAAAAACATCTGCAAATTATTCTTCTAAAAAAGTACGCCTTTTAACCGCCCACAGGGCAAAGGGTCTTGAATTTGATTGCGTATATATATCAAAAGCAACATACGGACATTGGGGAGACAGAAAAAATAGGAATATCCTTCCTCTTTCCCCTTTGGTTTTCTCCCTTTCAAAAAACAAAATAGAAGAAGGAGACGAAAACAACGATGAAAGAAAACTTTTTTATGTAGCTCTTACAAGAGCAAAAAAGGAAGTTCTTATTTCTTACTCTGATAAGAACGAAGAAGAAAGAGAGCAGCTCCCCTCAAGATTTATCCAGGAGATTAAAAACGGCTCCTTTTTAAAAATTGAAGGAAAAACGGAAGAAAAATTGATTTTTACTCCTTCCTTGCCAAAAACAGAAGAAATTAAAGACAAAAACCTAATTAAAAACACCTTTCTTTCAAAAGGATTATCGGCAACCGGCCTTAATAATTACCTGCAATGCCCGTTAAAATATTTTTATTCCAATCTTCTTAAAATTCCAAAAAGCCCGGAAAAACATCAAATATATGGAATTGCCGTCCATGACGCTCTTAAGGATTTTTTTGAATCTTTGAGATATAAGAAAACGGATAAAAATTTCCTTCTTCTTAAATTTTCCCATTATTTGAAACGGAAAAACCTTGAAAACTCTGATTTTGAAGAATTAAAAAGGAAAGGAGAAAAAGCTCTTGGCGGATATTATGAATTTTATAAAGGAAAATGGGCAACAAATATCCTTTCGGAATTTAAGATTAAGGGTGTATTATTCTCTCCGGATATTCTATTAAGCGGAAAAATTGACAAAATAGAATTCTTGGACTCCAAAGGAAACGTAAACGTTGTCGACTATAAAACGGGAAAACCGAGAAGCAAAAACTACATTGAGGGAAAAACGGAAAATTCGGATGGAAATATAAAAAGACAGCTTATTTTCTACAATCTCCTTCTTGATAAATACAAGAAGGGAAAATACAAGATGGCTTCCGGGGAAATTGACTTTATAGAACCAAACGAAAGAAATTTTTACAAAAAAGAAAAAATAGAAATAAGAAAGGAAGAAAAAAAAGAAATGGAAGAAATGATCAAAAAAACGGCAAAAGAAATATTGTCCCTTTCTTTTTTAAACAAAGGATGCAAGAAAGAAGACTGCTATTGGTGCAAACTAAATGAAATGAGAGGAAAATAA
- a CDS encoding Hsp20/alpha crystallin family protein, translating into MKFFKNKKEEVQGFSSKPIEKEDWFEPGGQLVIDVYRSNDDLIVRAPIAGARTEDIGIVIENDILKISGKREKTEEDIGKSYFLKECYWGTFTREIVLPVEVDKQRTKAKIEDGILIITMPIIEREKIKSVELE; encoded by the coding sequence ATGAAATTTTTTAAAAATAAAAAAGAAGAAGTACAGGGCTTTTCTTCAAAGCCGATAGAGAAAGAAGATTGGTTCGAGCCGGGAGGACAGCTTGTAATTGATGTTTATAGGTCAAATGATGACCTTATAGTAAGAGCTCCGATTGCCGGAGCAAGAACCGAAGATATCGGTATAGTTATTGAGAACGATATCCTTAAAATAAGCGGAAAAAGAGAAAAGACCGAAGAAGACATAGGTAAATCATATTTTTTAAAAGAATGCTATTGGGGGACCTTTACAAGAGAGATTGTTCTCCCCGTTGAAGTTGATAAGCAGAGAACAAAAGCAAAAATAGAAGACGGAATACTTATTATCACGATGCCGATAATAGAAAGGGAGAAAATAAAAAGCGTAGAACTGGAATAG